Proteins encoded by one window of Salmonirosea aquatica:
- a CDS encoding glycosyltransferase family 2 protein codes for MKLSVLIPAFNEQATIRSVLERLNEISFVYPIEKEIILVDDCSTDSTGSIVMDFFRQYPALDVKYFRHEVNKGKGAALHTGIREASGDLIIVQDADLEYDPQEYNLLLRPIFEGYADVVYGSRFMGGNPHRILFFWHTIGNNFLTFLSNMLTNLNLTDMETCYKLFRAEIIKNVRLEEKRFGFEPEVTAKIAQIPKIRIYEVGISYYGRTYDEGKKINWRDGFRAIYCILKYNLFR; via the coding sequence ATGAAACTCTCTGTACTCATACCTGCTTTCAACGAGCAAGCTACCATTCGCAGCGTACTGGAAAGATTAAATGAGATATCTTTCGTTTATCCCATTGAAAAAGAAATCATTCTTGTCGATGACTGTTCCACCGATTCTACGGGTAGTATCGTTATGGACTTTTTCCGGCAGTATCCCGCGCTTGATGTCAAATATTTCAGGCATGAGGTGAACAAGGGTAAGGGGGCGGCTCTGCACACGGGCATCCGGGAAGCGAGCGGTGATCTGATTATTGTGCAGGATGCCGATCTGGAATATGATCCGCAAGAATATAATTTACTGTTGAGGCCCATTTTCGAAGGCTACGCGGATGTGGTATACGGGTCAAGGTTCATGGGCGGAAATCCGCACAGAATATTGTTTTTTTGGCATACAATCGGTAACAATTTCCTGACATTCCTGAGCAATATGCTCACCAACCTGAACCTCACCGACATGGAAACCTGTTACAAATTATTCCGGGCAGAAATCATAAAAAACGTCAGGCTGGAAGAAAAACGGTTTGGTTTCGAGCCCGAAGTGACGGCAAAGATTGCACAGATTCCCAAAATCAGAATCTACGAAGTGGGCATTTCCTACTATGGCAGGACCTACGACGAAGGAAAGAAAATCAACTGGCGCGACGGATTCAGAGCCATTTACTGCATCCTGAAATACAATCTCTTCCGATAG
- a CDS encoding T9SS type A sorting domain-containing protein → MGKNFYKIGMAVLLACTALEGNAQRFFSVVFDQLPRNFQLYARNESNEAAIPISGGIELAGWSHMSVVTFRNGQRISYQRSGIQYATGSAKGTFSMAPQIKAELAEYSFEVYANKNATDSVLIVRRDDVVAGDFYVINGQSNALAVGGSNFSSEYCRTIGRIPDNSPAYSPADTLWIRSGYSFPNVGIWGIELQKMIMEKYGIPTCVLNGSIPGTRISEHLLSQPNTPATIYDLLRQRITLSGAQRIRAFFWLQGEDDALSGPDGFDGYDQKFDQLHRMWQRDYPMVENFVVMQINILFNRYYKAGALRDFQRRTGELYPKTLNFATVGLPYYDGVHYEREGYLALAKQLFGFISPLFYGTPEDPNRKSPTIRKVFYTSPDKKAITLVFDEGQKMMWPQDTLVADRNGVMKKLGGSSWFFLDGNEAQAAPIASYEVQDNRIELKLTSAVTARTLNYLPAYTNVDVFPIFPGPFLKNKNGLTAFSFHEAAIADPLAIAGFKSEPQATGGGTTVGLSWQPVAADGIKYQLERKKTGEGNFSKVAQYDEKSVSFVDKGVEPNTSYTYRVKAVGTTSESPFVELEVRTETILTLFPPQVLSWTAFPNPTRNFVVVRFEAPVSGRLSLFDLNGILRLSSDLTQTVETTLSLASLAPGKYILVFHNGQGERSSAQLVVE, encoded by the coding sequence ATGGGAAAGAACTTTTACAAAATCGGGATGGCGGTACTACTGGCCTGTACTGCCCTCGAGGGCAACGCCCAGCGCTTCTTCAGTGTAGTATTCGACCAACTCCCCCGGAATTTCCAGCTTTACGCCCGCAATGAGTCCAATGAGGCAGCCATACCCATTTCGGGGGGTATCGAGCTCGCCGGATGGAGCCACATGTCGGTGGTGACCTTCCGGAACGGTCAGCGTATCTCGTACCAGCGATCAGGCATTCAGTATGCTACCGGCAGTGCAAAGGGTACCTTTTCAATGGCACCCCAGATCAAGGCTGAACTCGCGGAATATTCATTCGAGGTATACGCTAACAAAAATGCCACAGATTCGGTCCTGATCGTGCGCCGTGACGATGTCGTGGCCGGCGACTTTTACGTCATCAATGGTCAGTCCAACGCGCTGGCCGTGGGCGGATCGAACTTTTCGAGCGAATATTGCCGTACCATTGGCCGCATTCCCGACAACAGTCCTGCCTACTCTCCCGCCGATACTCTCTGGATCAGGTCGGGTTATTCTTTCCCTAATGTAGGTATCTGGGGCATCGAGCTTCAGAAGATGATTATGGAAAAATACGGCATTCCTACCTGTGTGCTCAACGGCTCGATTCCCGGCACCCGAATCAGTGAGCACCTGCTCAGTCAGCCCAATACCCCGGCTACAATCTACGACTTACTCCGGCAGCGCATTACCCTCTCGGGTGCTCAGCGTATTCGTGCCTTTTTCTGGTTACAGGGTGAAGACGATGCGCTTTCAGGTCCCGATGGCTTCGATGGCTACGATCAGAAATTCGACCAGCTTCACCGCATGTGGCAGAGGGATTACCCGATGGTTGAAAACTTCGTGGTAATGCAGATCAATATTCTGTTCAATCGGTACTACAAAGCGGGTGCTCTGCGCGACTTTCAGCGACGTACCGGGGAGCTTTATCCCAAAACCCTGAATTTTGCTACCGTCGGCCTACCCTATTACGATGGGGTACACTACGAGCGGGAGGGGTACCTGGCCCTGGCCAAGCAGCTGTTCGGTTTTATTTCTCCGCTCTTCTATGGTACCCCCGAAGATCCCAACCGGAAATCGCCCACTATTCGAAAAGTGTTCTACACTTCGCCCGATAAGAAAGCCATCACCTTAGTGTTTGATGAAGGTCAGAAAATGATGTGGCCTCAGGATACGCTGGTAGCCGATCGCAACGGAGTGATGAAAAAGCTGGGGGGAAGTTCGTGGTTTTTCCTGGATGGCAATGAGGCCCAGGCAGCTCCCATTGCTTCCTACGAAGTTCAGGATAACCGGATTGAGCTTAAACTAACGTCCGCCGTAACCGCCCGTACCCTCAACTATCTACCCGCTTATACCAATGTGGATGTATTCCCCATCTTTCCCGGCCCGTTTCTGAAGAATAAAAACGGCTTGACGGCTTTCTCTTTCCACGAGGCAGCCATTGCCGATCCCCTGGCCATTGCCGGCTTTAAAAGTGAACCCCAGGCCACGGGTGGTGGAACGACTGTCGGACTAAGTTGGCAGCCCGTGGCAGCCGACGGAATAAAATATCAATTGGAAAGGAAAAAGACGGGCGAAGGGAATTTCAGCAAGGTAGCTCAGTACGATGAAAAGTCGGTGTCTTTCGTGGATAAAGGTGTTGAACCCAATACCTCCTATACCTACCGGGTCAAAGCGGTAGGTACTACTTCGGAATCGCCCTTCGTGGAATTGGAAGTCAGAACAGAAACTATACTGACTCTGTTTCCGCCGCAAGTCCTGTCGTGGACTGCTTTTCCCAACCCTACCCGAAACTTCGTGGTCGTCCGTTTCGAAGCGCCCGTATCGGGCCGTCTCTCCCTGTTCGACCTGAACGGAATTCTCCGGCTCAGCAGCGATCTAACACAGACTGTTGAAACCACACTTTCTCTAGCCAGTCTAGCTCCGGGAAAGTATATCCTGGTATTCCACAATGGGCAGGGGGAGCGTAGTTCGGCTCAACTCGTGGTTGAGTAG
- a CDS encoding acyltransferase family protein, which translates to MHSKKILPNLNGIRSIAALMVLFHHIEQAKEALGIPNIYHLDLIKHIGRLGVGLFFVLSGFLITYLLLQEKGHYGNIDTRRFYLRRVFRIWPTYFLIVGLSYFVLPYLSLFAYPGANENVFTHYGARLFFLLLVLPNYAFVLYDLPYWCAQAWSIGVEEQFYYLWPWLIKYPRNWIIILVVFLLLTSGLLAISILWLSPAQAEPLTIIGTFLGQFRIQIMAVGGFCAYLAFNDIRPILDVLYRKELQIGVYVSTALLLLSGIHFPGFMEIYSLLFGYIILNLATNPKSIINIRGWFMNYSGKISYGLYLYHVVVMVGVLNVLENFRTSLNQWAYNGLLYVSVVVLSIGVAAASYEYLERPLLRYKDERFGR; encoded by the coding sequence ATGCATTCGAAGAAAATATTACCCAACCTCAATGGTATTCGGAGTATTGCGGCACTTATGGTACTATTCCACCATATTGAGCAGGCCAAGGAAGCACTTGGCATCCCCAATATCTATCACCTCGACCTGATAAAGCACATCGGCAGGCTGGGCGTCGGACTGTTCTTCGTCCTCAGCGGCTTTCTGATCACCTACCTCTTGTTGCAGGAAAAGGGCCATTATGGCAACATTGACACCCGGCGCTTCTACCTGCGCCGGGTGTTCAGAATCTGGCCCACCTATTTTCTGATCGTAGGACTGTCGTATTTTGTGCTACCCTACCTTTCGCTGTTCGCCTATCCCGGTGCGAACGAAAACGTTTTCACGCATTATGGCGCGCGATTGTTTTTCCTGCTTCTGGTATTACCCAACTACGCCTTTGTCCTGTACGACTTGCCCTACTGGTGCGCTCAGGCATGGAGCATCGGGGTTGAGGAACAGTTCTACTATTTATGGCCCTGGCTCATCAAGTACCCCCGTAATTGGATTATTATCCTTGTGGTTTTCCTGCTGCTCACGTCGGGTCTGTTGGCTATCAGCATTCTGTGGCTGTCGCCCGCTCAGGCAGAGCCCCTGACAATCATCGGTACCTTCCTGGGGCAGTTCCGGATTCAGATCATGGCCGTGGGCGGCTTTTGCGCTTATCTGGCTTTCAATGACATTCGCCCTATTCTGGACGTACTGTATCGCAAAGAATTACAAATCGGAGTGTATGTGTCAACGGCACTATTGCTCCTGTCGGGGATTCACTTTCCGGGTTTTATGGAGATATATTCTCTGCTTTTCGGCTATATTATTCTCAATCTGGCCACCAATCCCAAGAGCATTATCAACATCAGAGGTTGGTTTATGAATTACAGCGGCAAAATTTCGTACGGACTGTACCTGTATCACGTAGTGGTCATGGTAGGTGTGCTGAATGTCCTTGAAAATTTCAGAACAAGCCTGAACCAATGGGCATACAACGGGCTATTGTATGTTTCGGTCGTGGTACTTTCCATTGGAGTGGCGGCAGCCTCGTACGAGTACCTGGAAAGACCTTTGTTGCGCTATAAAGATGAACGGTTCGGGCGCTAG
- a CDS encoding polysaccharide deacetylase family protein, producing the protein MREIIRFAHFLVLFFFVLGCDSSRDSTRRQGGVALSFDDHFIEEWYQFAPVLARYHAKATFFLSCPTPLSQKEVAMLRTLQQAGHEVGYHGTIHGNATLLLRNEGAEGYLNTEIRPGLEYLRAAGFNPTSYAHPGGNHTARADSVLLAQGFTILRDVAKAERSIYGLPLYHIPPKYHPFVYYSAGSGPGVDALLIDAEANISRNEIREALVKARDTGTVLMLFGHKPLHSAPKPDEYGFQISFMRYLVEQADSLGLRFYTMSELPALPR; encoded by the coding sequence ATGAGGGAAATAATCCGTTTTGCACACTTTCTTGTCCTTTTTTTTTTCGTGTTGGGTTGTGATTCCTCTCGTGATTCCACCAGGCGTCAGGGTGGGGTGGCCCTTTCTTTCGATGATCATTTTATTGAAGAATGGTACCAGTTCGCTCCTGTCCTTGCAAGGTACCATGCCAAAGCCACTTTTTTCTTAAGCTGTCCTACCCCGCTTTCCCAAAAAGAAGTAGCCATGCTGCGTACTTTACAGCAGGCCGGCCACGAAGTGGGCTACCACGGTACCATCCACGGCAATGCTACGCTGCTGCTTCGGAATGAGGGAGCAGAGGGGTACCTAAATACCGAAATACGTCCGGGGCTGGAATACCTCCGGGCCGCAGGCTTCAACCCCACCTCCTATGCCCACCCCGGGGGTAACCATACGGCCAGGGCCGACTCCGTTCTGCTGGCTCAGGGCTTCACCATCCTCAGGGATGTAGCCAAAGCCGAGCGGTCGATCTACGGACTACCACTCTACCATATTCCGCCCAAGTACCATCCGTTCGTATATTATTCTGCTGGAAGTGGTCCCGGCGTCGATGCACTTTTGATTGATGCCGAGGCGAACATAAGCCGGAATGAGATCCGGGAGGCTCTGGTGAAGGCTCGGGACACAGGTACTGTCCTGATGCTTTTCGGACACAAGCCCCTGCATTCTGCGCCAAAACCGGATGAATACGGCTTTCAGATATCATTCATGCGCTATTTGGTCGAACAGGCCGATAGCCTGGGGCTGCGGTTCTATACCATGTCCGAATTACCCGCCTTACCCCGCTAG
- the lpcA gene encoding D-sedoheptulose 7-phosphate isomerase: protein MPTYQSLIQQELTEAQRVLADFLSDPANGKAIERAATLMAGAINDNHKIISCGNGGSHCDAMHFAEELTGRYRDNRRALPAIAISDPSHLSCVSNDFGYEYVFSRFVEGLGQPGDVLLGLSTSGNSANIIRAVEAARSKGMKVVILSGKDGGKLAGLADVEIRVPHFGYADRIQEIHIKVIHIFMLLIEKMVL from the coding sequence ATGCCTACCTACCAATCTCTCATCCAGCAGGAACTGACCGAAGCCCAGCGCGTGCTGGCTGATTTTCTGAGCGATCCCGCGAACGGCAAAGCCATTGAACGCGCGGCCACGCTGATGGCCGGGGCTATTAACGATAACCATAAAATTATTTCCTGCGGTAACGGGGGCTCGCATTGCGACGCCATGCACTTTGCCGAGGAACTTACAGGTCGATACCGGGACAACCGCCGCGCCTTACCGGCTATTGCCATTTCGGACCCGAGCCATTTGAGCTGCGTGAGTAACGATTTTGGGTACGAATACGTATTCTCGCGCTTTGTGGAAGGGTTGGGGCAGCCCGGCGACGTGCTACTGGGACTCAGTACGAGTGGTAATTCGGCCAATATTATCCGGGCGGTGGAAGCCGCCCGTAGCAAGGGCATGAAAGTGGTGATTCTGTCGGGCAAGGATGGGGGAAAATTGGCTGGTCTGGCGGATGTAGAAATCCGCGTACCCCATTTCGGATACGCGGATCGCATACAGGAGATTCATATCAAGGTCATTCACATTTTCATGCTGCTGATCGAGAAGATGGTCTTGTAG
- a CDS encoding ThuA domain-containing protein, translated as MKRISLLLCLLVLLAPSTQAAPDGPGKGTAPAADAILVFSKTAGFRHKSIGAGKVALMKLGAENRFRVDTTEDASVFTAANLKQYKTVVFLSTTGDILNPEQQTAFEEYIRGGGGFLGIHAAADTEYDWPWYNKLVGAYFLSHPKQQNVDIIVWNQVDPTTSFLPSRWRRFDELYNYKSIQPGITVLATLDENSYEGGKNGPMHPFMWKHEFEGGRAYYTGGGHTDESYVEPLFVKHLLEALKWTMKRTK; from the coding sequence ATGAAAAGAATTTCTCTCCTATTATGTCTGCTGGTTCTGCTCGCCCCCAGTACCCAAGCCGCTCCGGATGGCCCGGGAAAAGGCACGGCACCGGCAGCAGATGCCATTCTGGTTTTTTCAAAGACTGCGGGCTTCCGTCACAAATCCATCGGTGCGGGCAAAGTGGCCCTGATGAAGCTGGGCGCCGAAAACCGTTTTCGGGTGGATACTACCGAAGACGCTTCGGTATTTACGGCCGCTAATCTCAAACAGTACAAGACGGTGGTTTTTCTAAGTACCACCGGCGACATCCTAAACCCGGAACAGCAGACGGCCTTCGAAGAGTACATCCGGGGTGGCGGCGGGTTCCTGGGTATCCATGCAGCGGCTGATACCGAATACGATTGGCCCTGGTACAACAAACTGGTCGGCGCTTATTTCCTGAGCCATCCCAAGCAGCAGAATGTGGATATCATCGTATGGAATCAGGTCGACCCTACTACCAGTTTCCTGCCCAGCCGCTGGCGGCGATTTGACGAGCTTTACAACTACAAGAGCATTCAGCCCGGTATTACGGTGCTGGCCACGCTGGACGAAAATAGCTACGAGGGCGGTAAGAACGGCCCGATGCACCCCTTCATGTGGAAGCACGAGTTTGAAGGAGGCCGCGCCTACTACACGGGCGGCGGGCATACCGACGAGTCCTATGTGGAGCCGCTGTTTGTGAAGCACTTGCTGGAAGCCCTCAAATGGACCATGAAGCGTACCAAGTAG
- a CDS encoding NUDIX domain-containing protein codes for MRVRPCALIIERNCVLTMKYRYGGADVYALPGGNPDPGESLSEVIIRELREELGIETEVDQLVLCGEVIGGDERKDALHAVFIVHMVAGLPQLNPEHTSAVSIEWLSINELDTKHLYPNVGQAVRAYLEGMLRGVYLGKIDQPYVE; via the coding sequence ATGCGAGTAAGACCCTGTGCCCTCATTATTGAACGCAATTGCGTGCTGACTATGAAATACCGCTACGGCGGAGCGGACGTGTACGCCCTACCCGGCGGTAATCCCGATCCCGGCGAGAGTCTTTCGGAGGTAATCATCCGGGAACTGCGGGAAGAGCTGGGCATAGAAACCGAAGTGGATCAGTTGGTACTCTGTGGTGAGGTGATTGGGGGCGATGAGCGTAAGGATGCGCTCCATGCGGTTTTCATCGTTCACATGGTGGCTGGCTTACCCCAGCTCAATCCTGAACATACCAGTGCCGTAAGCATCGAATGGCTTTCAATAAATGAGCTTGATACGAAACACCTGTATCCAAACGTAGGTCAAGCGGTCAGGGCGTATCTGGAAGGAATGCTGCGTGGGGTGTATCTGGGCAAAATCGATCAGCCCTACGTAGAATAA
- the typA gene encoding translational GTPase TypA, which produces MQSIRNIAIIAHVDHGKTTLVDKIIHASKLFRENQEFDDLILDNNDLERERGITITSKNVSVRYKDVKINVIDTPGHADFGGEVERVLKMADGVLLLVDAFEGPMPQTRFVLGKALELGLKPIVVVNKVDKENCRPEEVQESVFDLMFNLGGTEEQLDFVTVYGSSKQGWMGPDWQHPTGDITFLLDTIIEQIPPAPMNEGTPQMQITSLDYNAFVGRIAIGRVLRGTLKEGAQVSLCKADGVIKKVKIKELQTFEGLGRQKASEVGAGDICAVTGIDDFEIGDTIADLENPEALPRIAVDEPTMNMLFTINNSPFFGKEGKFVTSRHLRDRLMKETEKNLALRVEQAGSEDKFLVYGRGILHLSVLIETMRREGYELQVGQPQVLFKEDENGQRLEPIETMVVDVPETTAGKVIELATQRKGELLVMEPKGDLQHLEFEIPSRGLIGLRSNVLTATQGEAVLTHRFKSFEPYRGPIAGRNSGSIISKGTGMATGYTIDKLQDRGRFFVEPGEEIYGGQVVGEHNRPNDIVVNLQEAKKLTNMRASGSDDGLRIAPKINFSLEECMEYIQKDEYLEVTPQSIRMRKIYLEETDRKRNAAKLEMA; this is translated from the coding sequence ATGCAATCCATTCGTAACATCGCTATTATTGCGCACGTTGACCACGGCAAAACGACCCTGGTCGACAAAATCATCCACGCCTCCAAGCTTTTTCGCGAGAATCAGGAATTCGATGATCTGATCCTCGACAACAACGATCTCGAGCGCGAGCGCGGGATTACCATCACGTCCAAAAACGTGTCGGTTCGCTACAAAGATGTAAAAATCAACGTAATCGATACACCGGGCCACGCCGACTTTGGCGGTGAGGTAGAGCGCGTACTGAAAATGGCCGACGGCGTACTGCTGCTGGTTGATGCTTTCGAAGGCCCCATGCCACAAACCCGCTTCGTGCTGGGCAAAGCCCTGGAACTGGGCCTGAAGCCCATCGTGGTGGTCAATAAGGTAGACAAGGAAAACTGCCGCCCCGAAGAAGTACAGGAAAGCGTATTCGACCTGATGTTCAATCTCGGAGGTACCGAAGAACAACTCGACTTCGTGACCGTATACGGTTCCTCCAAGCAAGGCTGGATGGGCCCCGACTGGCAGCACCCGACGGGCGACATCACATTCCTGCTCGATACCATTATCGAGCAAATCCCCCCCGCTCCGATGAACGAGGGTACCCCTCAGATGCAAATCACCTCGCTGGACTACAATGCTTTTGTGGGCCGGATCGCCATTGGCCGGGTACTACGGGGTACCTTGAAGGAAGGTGCGCAGGTATCGCTTTGCAAAGCCGACGGCGTGATCAAGAAAGTAAAAATAAAGGAATTGCAAACCTTCGAAGGTCTGGGCCGTCAGAAGGCGAGCGAGGTAGGTGCGGGTGATATTTGTGCGGTAACGGGCATCGACGATTTCGAAATCGGTGATACCATCGCTGACCTCGAGAATCCCGAAGCGCTGCCCCGTATCGCGGTAGATGAACCGACGATGAACATGCTCTTCACGATCAATAATTCTCCGTTCTTCGGGAAAGAAGGCAAGTTCGTGACTTCACGCCACCTCCGCGACCGCCTGATGAAGGAAACTGAGAAAAACCTGGCCCTCCGCGTAGAGCAGGCGGGTAGTGAAGACAAATTCCTGGTCTATGGCCGGGGTATCCTGCACTTATCTGTACTGATCGAAACCATGCGCCGCGAGGGCTACGAGTTGCAGGTAGGTCAGCCGCAGGTACTTTTCAAAGAGGACGAAAACGGACAGCGCCTCGAACCCATTGAAACGATGGTGGTGGATGTACCCGAAACGACGGCGGGCAAAGTCATCGAACTGGCTACCCAACGCAAAGGCGAACTGCTGGTGATGGAGCCCAAAGGCGATTTGCAGCATCTGGAATTCGAGATTCCGTCTCGGGGCTTGATTGGCCTGCGCTCCAATGTACTTACCGCCACCCAGGGTGAAGCCGTACTGACCCACCGTTTCAAGAGCTTTGAGCCCTATCGCGGACCTATCGCCGGGCGGAATAGTGGTTCCATTATTTCCAAAGGTACCGGCATGGCCACCGGCTATACGATTGATAAATTGCAGGATCGCGGTCGTTTCTTCGTGGAGCCGGGTGAGGAAATCTACGGTGGTCAAGTGGTAGGCGAACATAACCGTCCTAACGACATCGTGGTAAACCTTCAGGAGGCCAAGAAGCTGACCAACATGCGTGCCTCTGGCTCGGACGACGGGTTGCGCATCGCTCCCAAGATCAACTTCTCGCTGGAAGAATGTATGGAATATATCCAGAAGGACGAGTACCTGGAAGTAACGCCCCAGAGTATCCGAATGCGGAAGATCTATCTGGAAGAAACCGATCGCAAGCGCAACGCTGCCAAATTAGAAATGGCTTAA
- a CDS encoding bifunctional transcriptional activator/DNA repair enzyme AdaA, producing the protein MEEQANAAQDYQRIEKAIRFIEENYRTQPALRQIADHVGLSEYYFQRLFTRWAGTSPQRFMRYLTKEYAKQQLATSSNLLDATYEAGLSSPSRLHDLFVTYEAMTPAEFRALGAGVTLRYGIHETPFGTCLIAVTERGITDLRFLDEGSSADSLLVQLQSEWPQASCVNDEAGTLPYIEQLFSTATSRNTPLPLVLRGTNFQIKVWEALLRIPTGRLVSYDDVARAIGQPTASRAVGTAIGSNRIAYLIPCHRVLQKSGGLGGYRWGTTRKQAMLAREAGSVPALGQVELF; encoded by the coding sequence ATGGAAGAGCAAGCTAACGCCGCCCAAGACTACCAGCGCATCGAAAAAGCCATCCGGTTTATCGAAGAAAACTACCGAACCCAACCTGCCCTACGCCAAATCGCCGACCACGTCGGCCTTTCGGAATATTATTTTCAGCGGTTGTTCACGCGTTGGGCGGGTACCAGTCCACAGCGGTTTATGAGATACCTCACCAAAGAATACGCCAAGCAGCAGTTGGCTACTTCATCAAACCTGCTGGATGCTACTTATGAGGCCGGACTATCCAGCCCGAGCCGCTTGCACGACTTGTTTGTGACCTACGAAGCCATGACGCCCGCCGAATTCCGGGCGCTGGGTGCGGGCGTAACCCTGCGTTATGGTATCCACGAGACGCCCTTTGGAACGTGCCTGATCGCGGTGACAGAACGGGGCATTACCGATCTGCGCTTCCTGGATGAAGGTTCAAGTGCTGACTCTTTGCTCGTCCAGTTGCAATCTGAATGGCCACAGGCTTCTTGTGTTAATGATGAAGCAGGTACCTTACCTTACATTGAACAGCTATTTTCCACTGCGACTTCCAGAAACACTCCTCTGCCACTGGTATTACGGGGTACCAATTTTCAGATCAAAGTGTGGGAAGCCCTGTTGCGGATTCCAACGGGACGGCTCGTAAGCTACGACGATGTGGCACGCGCCATCGGGCAACCCACGGCTTCGCGCGCGGTGGGTACGGCCATCGGTAGCAACCGCATTGCGTACCTGATTCCGTGCCATAGGGTACTCCAAAAGTCCGGCGGGCTGGGTGGGTATCGCTGGGGTACCACCCGCAAGCAGGCCATGTTGGCGCGGGAAGCGGGTAGCGTTCCAGCTCTTGGGCAGGTCGAGTTGTTTTGA
- a CDS encoding HNH endonuclease encodes MSRYIADAIRQEVAVRAGFRCEYCQIHQDDAFYPFQIDHIVSRKHGGQTLLDNLALACFPCNVNKSSDVGTILLPQQIFIRLFNPRLDSWNEHFSVESGRLYAKTTIGEATIKVLKMNEIERIIERS; translated from the coding sequence ATGAGTCGGTACATTGCCGATGCGATCAGGCAGGAAGTAGCTGTGCGAGCCGGCTTTCGTTGCGAGTACTGTCAAATTCACCAAGACGATGCATTTTATCCCTTTCAGATAGACCATATCGTTAGCCGCAAACATGGTGGCCAAACATTACTGGATAACCTGGCACTAGCCTGCTTTCCGTGCAATGTCAATAAAAGCAGTGATGTAGGTACGATTTTACTGCCCCAACAAATTTTTATCCGACTTTTCAACCCCAGGCTAGATAGCTGGAATGAACATTTTAGTGTTGAGTCGGGCAGGCTCTATGCAAAAACGACCATTGGTGAAGCAACCATAAAAGTGTTGAAAATGAATGAAATTGAGCGAATTATAGAACGTAGTTAA